A genome region from Hymenobacter tibetensis includes the following:
- a CDS encoding response regulator, with translation MIRVFIVDDHAIVRDGLQSVLTAMPLLEVVGEAANGQELLDQLPTVPTDVVLMDLNMPVLDGLATTHKLQEQYPLLRILILSMNTHERTVGEVLAAGAHGYVLKNADKSEIFAAIQAVAAGKRFLCSEIGLGTLEKLLAYEAEGPTSSSKSAFYLTPREREIVQLVANGLTNQQIADKLFTSKRTVESHRQNLLEKTGIKNTPALIKHAMEQGWLQQ, from the coding sequence ATGATTCGAGTTTTTATCGTTGACGACCACGCTATTGTGCGAGACGGCCTGCAATCGGTGCTAACCGCTATGCCCCTGCTAGAAGTGGTGGGCGAAGCGGCCAACGGGCAGGAGCTGTTAGACCAATTGCCTACCGTGCCCACCGACGTCGTGCTGATGGATTTAAATATGCCCGTACTGGATGGGCTGGCGACCACGCATAAGTTGCAAGAGCAGTACCCGCTTCTGCGCATCCTGATTTTGTCGATGAATACGCACGAGCGCACCGTAGGGGAAGTGCTAGCCGCGGGAGCCCACGGTTACGTGCTCAAAAACGCGGATAAGAGCGAGATTTTCGCGGCAATCCAAGCGGTGGCAGCCGGTAAGCGTTTTCTGTGCTCGGAAATTGGCTTGGGCACGCTTGAAAAGTTGCTGGCTTATGAAGCCGAAGGCCCCACAAGTTCTTCTAAGAGTGCCTTCTACCTGACGCCTCGCGAGCGAGAGATTGTGCAATTGGTTGCCAACGGGCTAACCAACCAGCAAATCGCGGATAAGCTTTTCACCAGTAAGCGAACGGTGGAAAGCCACCGGCAAAACTTACTGGAAAAAACCGGCATCAAAAACACTCCTGCGTTGATTAAGCACGCTATGGAACAAGGCTGGCTGCAACAATAA
- a CDS encoding helix-turn-helix transcriptional regulator: protein MNRFDRITGILLQLQARRVVRGQALAERFGVSLRTIYRDLRTLEAAGVPLYGEAGVGFSLAEGYRLPPVMFTRDEAVALLTGEKLAARLTDEQTATHSREALDKLRAVLRRPDRDYLDALAPRLEVRRLRTQPATPAADSGTHQRLLAATMSRRVVRLCYRAGLAEASTARDVEPIGCYLQQQWHLVAYCRLRQDFRDFRFDRIEHLEVRDETFPERPETLNSYWSAQAVRRQQLAVARVRFQPEAVRSIQDTKHQYGWVQEEVGPDGTVEMSFLPGSLRYLAAWLLPQAGSFRVVTPPELQQQLRELAQAAHACFGDAG, encoded by the coding sequence ATGAACCGATTCGACCGCATTACCGGTATTTTGCTGCAATTGCAGGCCCGGCGCGTGGTGCGCGGCCAGGCCCTGGCCGAGCGGTTCGGCGTGAGCCTGCGCACCATCTACCGCGATTTGCGCACGCTCGAAGCAGCCGGCGTACCACTTTACGGCGAAGCCGGGGTCGGTTTCTCGCTGGCCGAGGGCTACCGCCTGCCGCCCGTCATGTTTACCCGCGACGAAGCCGTGGCCTTACTCACCGGGGAGAAGCTAGCCGCCCGCCTCACCGACGAGCAGACCGCCACCCACAGCCGCGAGGCCCTGGACAAGTTGCGGGCGGTGCTGCGCCGCCCCGACCGCGACTACCTCGACGCCCTGGCCCCCCGCCTGGAGGTGCGGCGCCTGCGCACGCAACCGGCAACGCCCGCCGCCGACAGCGGGACGCACCAACGCCTGCTTGCGGCCACGATGTCTCGGCGCGTGGTGCGGTTGTGCTACCGCGCCGGCTTGGCCGAGGCCAGCACCGCGCGCGACGTCGAGCCGATCGGCTGCTACCTGCAGCAGCAGTGGCACCTGGTGGCGTACTGCCGGCTGCGGCAGGATTTCCGGGATTTTCGCTTCGACCGCATCGAGCACCTGGAAGTGCGCGACGAAACCTTCCCCGAGCGGCCGGAAACGCTGAACTCGTACTGGTCGGCCCAGGCCGTGCGCCGCCAGCAGTTAGCGGTGGCCCGCGTGCGCTTTCAGCCCGAAGCCGTGCGCTCCATCCAGGACACCAAGCACCAGTACGGGTGGGTGCAGGAAGAAGTAGGACCCGATGGCACCGTGGAAATGTCCTTTCTGCCGGGGAGTCTGCGCTACCTAGCCGCGTGGCTGTTGCCCCAGGCGGGCTCGTTCAGGGTGGTCACGCCGCCGGAACTGCAGCAGCAGTTGCGCGAGTTGGCCCAGGCCGCACACGCCTGTTTTGGCGACGCGGGCTAA
- a CDS encoding PAS domain-containing sensor histidine kinase: protein MAPTFVLEWANARMGAIWGRPLDQVVGRPHFEALPDLAGQGFEQVFADVLETGRTVALQELLVSINQNQQAYQGYFNITSQPVYEGTQHISGILCSAIEVTNQVLARQQVQHLNEELAALNEELRATNEEYHQANTVLSETQQQLQQLNQELEARVQKRTYQLKNAQATTERQRRQWYELMMRAPAGICIFDGPEWVYEFVNPGYQAMFPDRELLGKRLVDALPEIAEQPLMAILHRVYDTGEPFEAHAVLVPLARTAGGPVEDIYFDLTYQARRDEAGQIDGFVTYAYDVTEQVLVRREQAEQQRKLYDLFEQAPVGICIFAGPDWVYEVINPSYQQLQPHRPLLGLPLLVAMPELVGTNVEQLLRHVYETGETHQEHELLIPVARAEDGLLEERYFTVVYQARRDERGRINGILNFTVEFTEQVRARQRVQDLNEELALINEELAGTNKELTATNEELNKSNTQLMRTNVDLDTFVYTASHDLKAPITNIESIVLALRDTLPPGVQQDEVVAHLLALLDTTVTRFRLTIDQLTDISKLQLAHAGPAEPVRLAQVVENVRLDLGPASAAADTQLTVEVDPELVVSFSPANLRSIVYNLLGNAIKYRAPERLSQVRVHAVHTASGVVLTVQDNGLGMSVGQQRQLFGLFQRLHTHVEGTGVGLYITKRLVENAGGRITVQSQPGIGTTFTVTFPA from the coding sequence GTGGCCCCCACCTTTGTACTGGAATGGGCAAATGCGCGCATGGGCGCCATCTGGGGGCGGCCTCTAGACCAGGTAGTGGGTCGACCCCACTTTGAAGCCCTACCCGACTTAGCCGGCCAGGGCTTTGAGCAGGTATTTGCCGATGTGCTGGAAACCGGCCGAACTGTTGCATTGCAGGAACTATTGGTGAGCATCAACCAGAACCAGCAAGCCTACCAGGGCTATTTCAACATCACCTCTCAGCCCGTTTACGAGGGAACACAGCACATTTCCGGCATCCTATGTTCGGCCATCGAAGTGACAAACCAAGTGCTAGCGCGCCAGCAGGTACAGCATCTCAATGAGGAACTAGCTGCCCTCAACGAAGAACTTCGGGCTACCAACGAGGAATACCACCAGGCGAACACGGTGTTGAGTGAAACGCAGCAGCAGTTGCAGCAACTCAACCAGGAGCTGGAAGCCCGCGTGCAGAAGCGCACTTACCAGCTCAAAAACGCGCAGGCGACCACCGAGCGCCAGCGGCGACAATGGTACGAGCTCATGATGCGGGCCCCGGCCGGCATCTGCATTTTCGACGGCCCGGAGTGGGTGTACGAGTTTGTGAACCCGGGCTACCAAGCCATGTTCCCCGACCGCGAGCTACTAGGCAAGCGCCTAGTGGATGCCCTGCCTGAAATAGCCGAACAGCCCCTGATGGCTATCTTGCACCGTGTCTACGATACGGGCGAGCCGTTCGAGGCTCACGCGGTGCTCGTGCCGCTAGCCCGCACCGCGGGCGGCCCCGTAGAAGATATTTACTTTGACCTGACCTACCAGGCGCGCCGCGACGAGGCCGGACAGATTGATGGCTTCGTCACCTATGCCTACGACGTGACCGAGCAGGTGCTGGTGCGTCGGGAACAAGCAGAGCAGCAGCGCAAGCTGTACGACCTGTTCGAGCAGGCCCCGGTTGGGATCTGCATCTTCGCCGGTCCCGACTGGGTCTATGAGGTCATCAACCCCAGCTACCAGCAGCTACAGCCTCACCGCCCGCTACTGGGCTTGCCCCTATTAGTGGCCATGCCTGAACTGGTTGGCACGAACGTGGAACAACTGCTCCGACATGTATACGAGACGGGCGAAACGCATCAAGAGCACGAGTTGCTCATTCCCGTAGCCCGCGCCGAGGATGGGCTGCTCGAGGAGCGCTATTTCACTGTGGTCTACCAAGCACGGCGTGACGAGCGGGGCCGTATCAACGGCATTCTCAACTTTACGGTGGAGTTTACCGAGCAGGTGCGGGCCCGCCAGCGGGTGCAGGACCTGAATGAAGAACTAGCCCTCATCAACGAGGAGTTAGCAGGCACCAATAAAGAGCTTACCGCGACCAACGAAGAGTTAAACAAGAGCAACACCCAGCTCATGCGCACCAACGTGGACCTGGACACGTTCGTCTACACCGCTTCGCATGACCTCAAGGCCCCGATTACCAACATCGAAAGCATCGTGCTGGCCTTGCGCGATACGCTGCCGCCCGGCGTGCAGCAGGACGAGGTCGTAGCGCACCTGCTGGCGTTGCTAGACACGACCGTGACCCGCTTCCGGCTGACCATTGACCAGCTCACCGACATCTCAAAGCTGCAACTGGCCCACGCCGGCCCCGCCGAACCGGTGCGGCTGGCGCAAGTGGTGGAGAATGTACGCCTGGACCTGGGGCCCGCTAGCGCGGCGGCAGACACTCAGCTCACGGTCGAGGTAGACCCCGAGTTGGTCGTCTCGTTCTCCCCCGCCAACCTGCGCAGCATCGTGTACAATTTGCTTGGCAATGCCATCAAATACCGCGCTCCGGAGCGGCTTTCGCAGGTGCGCGTGCATGCCGTGCACACCGCGTCCGGGGTAGTGCTCACGGTGCAGGATAATGGGCTGGGCATGAGCGTGGGGCAGCAACGGCAACTCTTTGGTCTGTTCCAGCGCCTGCATACCCACGTAGAAGGTACCGGCGTGGGCCTCTACATTACCAAGCGTCTGGTGGAGAATGCCGGGGGCCGCATCACCGTGCAGAGCCAGCCGGGCATCGGCACCACCTTCACGGTTACCTTTCCTGCCTAA
- a CDS encoding PAS domain-containing sensor histidine kinase codes for MVPHQPEPLSLEAQLAALQEENRQLRADQVMAQAEQAAADDEKQRQDRFRTIFENSPFGQKIITSDLLIRQANQAVVDMLGCARLEDVVGHRILEFAHPDHRADWHYLQQRLWAHKLSHFMLETCLVRPDGSSFWCQVTSIRFPDGEDELGYTQLEDISERKALELSLKRLYDAQETILHLVTHDLKTPIAHIQLLTDLLQRQADAAQQSADEAQDTARYLALIRQSCAEANKLLQDVLFLGSLDAAHLKKQPTNLVALLERRLVPHQLVAHDKNLTLTLEVPTQALQANLNADVFGRVVDNLVSNALKFTPAGGRVTVRLQECPGCVQFTVRDTGIGIPEALQEQLFEKFTSSARLGVGGEVSTGLGLFITRQIVQLHRGKLWVESREGAGTCFFVELH; via the coding sequence ATGGTTCCCCACCAACCCGAGCCGCTGTCTTTGGAAGCGCAACTGGCGGCCCTGCAAGAAGAAAACCGCCAGCTCCGCGCCGACCAAGTGATGGCTCAGGCCGAGCAGGCCGCTGCCGACGATGAGAAGCAACGGCAGGACCGGTTCCGGACCATATTTGAGAATTCGCCGTTCGGGCAGAAAATTATCACCTCGGACTTGCTGATCCGGCAGGCCAACCAAGCCGTAGTGGACATGTTGGGCTGTGCCCGCTTGGAAGACGTAGTGGGCCACCGCATCCTGGAGTTTGCCCACCCCGACCACCGCGCCGACTGGCATTATCTACAGCAGCGGCTGTGGGCGCATAAGTTGTCGCACTTCATGCTGGAAACCTGCCTGGTGCGCCCCGATGGTTCCTCGTTCTGGTGCCAAGTCACCTCCATTCGCTTCCCGGACGGGGAAGACGAACTGGGCTACACGCAGCTCGAAGATATCAGTGAGCGCAAGGCCCTGGAGCTTTCTTTGAAACGGCTCTACGACGCGCAGGAAACCATCCTGCACCTGGTCACGCACGACTTGAAGACGCCCATTGCCCATATTCAGCTGCTGACCGACCTGCTGCAGCGCCAAGCGGACGCGGCCCAGCAGTCAGCGGACGAGGCACAGGATACGGCGCGCTACCTCGCCCTCATCCGCCAGTCCTGCGCCGAGGCCAATAAGCTGCTGCAGGACGTGCTGTTTCTGGGCTCGCTCGACGCCGCCCACTTAAAAAAGCAACCCACCAACCTGGTCGCCTTGCTCGAACGGCGGCTGGTCCCGCACCAGTTGGTGGCCCACGACAAAAACCTGACATTAACCCTGGAGGTGCCGACCCAGGCGCTGCAAGCCAACCTGAACGCCGACGTCTTCGGGCGGGTGGTGGACAACCTAGTCAGCAACGCCTTGAAATTTACCCCGGCCGGGGGCCGGGTGACGGTACGGCTGCAGGAGTGCCCGGGCTGCGTGCAGTTCACGGTCCGCGACACGGGTATTGGCATCCCCGAGGCGCTGCAGGAGCAGCTGTTTGAGAAGTTCACCTCCTCGGCCCGGCTTGGGGTGGGCGGCGAGGTCAGTACGGGACTGGGCTTGTTTATCACCCGGCAGATTGTGCAGCTGCACCGCGGCAAACTGTGGGTGGAAAGCCGAGAGGGCGCGGGCACCTGCTTTTTTGTGGAGCTGCACTAA
- a CDS encoding PAS domain-containing sensor histidine kinase, protein MADTLFSSSEPAAGATPLPSPAEQLVQANHRLSVVNQELDVANEQLRVANEQLLVANNQLRVYNEEIRTQAADLQRAEEAVSQLNTELTLTNAGLLDTIADSLQATEFARAEAEAQRLRLHRLVAEVPAMIAVLTGPEHVVELANDHFRAMFGHRELVGQPFCQAVPELAGQPFFDQLDDVYRTGETYTGTDVPVTLDRRHSGQLEHLFATYIFQATRDGAGRIEGLLIFAYEVTEQVRARLEREAGARQRQLVTDALPVLIAYVDQAQRYQFNNQAYEEWFHQSPRALRGQYVREVVGEAAYAAAASYIARALAGERVDFEACMPYRDDLVKHIRTTYVPDVQQERVVGFYCLINDITEQVQARAEIERQQQQLHDLFMHAPGPIVILEGAAFHFTLVNPAYQQLFPGRDLLGKPLLDALPELADTPIPRLCRQVFETGEPYVAEELPLQLARREGNPLEEIYCTFTYQARRDAHGAIDGVVVFAYDVTGSVRARREVEAGRAQVQALNQHLVRTNGDLDAFVYTASHDLQGPINNLAGLLHALDQEFPISARSVLAAQILSLMHGSIERFRHTLLELSTTARLQAEAGQVSPAVSLASMVRDVLLDLALPIAKTNAEFIINVDECPPITLSEKNLRSVVYNLLSNAIKYGHPDRPPFVQVRCYHEQGSLVVSVQDNGLGLSEEQQKQLFQVFQRMHTHVEGTGMGLYLVKKILDTIGGSIRVESTVGCGSTFRAVFPI, encoded by the coding sequence ATGGCCGACACCCTGTTTTCCTCCTCTGAACCCGCTGCCGGCGCAACTCCGCTGCCCAGCCCAGCCGAGCAATTAGTGCAGGCCAACCACCGGCTATCGGTGGTCAACCAAGAGTTGGATGTGGCCAACGAGCAACTCCGGGTTGCCAACGAGCAACTGCTTGTGGCCAATAACCAGTTACGAGTGTACAACGAGGAGATACGTACGCAGGCGGCGGACTTGCAGCGAGCAGAAGAGGCAGTCAGCCAACTCAATACGGAGCTAACCCTTACCAATGCGGGCCTGCTCGATACCATTGCCGATAGCCTGCAGGCCACCGAGTTTGCGCGCGCTGAAGCCGAGGCCCAGCGCCTACGGCTCCACCGCCTCGTCGCGGAGGTTCCAGCTATGATTGCTGTGCTTACCGGCCCCGAACATGTAGTGGAGTTAGCCAACGATCATTTCCGCGCGATGTTCGGCCACCGCGAGCTGGTAGGTCAGCCCTTTTGCCAGGCGGTGCCCGAACTCGCAGGCCAACCCTTTTTCGACCAGCTCGACGACGTATACCGCACGGGTGAAACCTACACCGGCACGGATGTGCCGGTGACCTTGGATCGTAGGCATTCGGGCCAGCTAGAACACCTCTTTGCCACGTACATCTTCCAGGCCACCCGCGACGGAGCAGGCCGTATTGAGGGACTACTCATTTTCGCTTACGAAGTAACGGAGCAGGTGCGGGCCCGGCTGGAGCGGGAAGCCGGCGCCCGCCAGCGGCAACTCGTGACCGATGCCCTACCAGTCCTCATTGCGTACGTAGACCAAGCGCAGCGCTACCAGTTCAACAACCAAGCCTACGAGGAGTGGTTTCACCAGTCGCCGAGGGCCTTACGGGGGCAGTATGTGCGGGAGGTGGTTGGCGAAGCAGCGTATGCTGCCGCCGCCTCTTATATAGCGCGGGCGCTGGCTGGAGAACGGGTGGACTTTGAAGCCTGCATGCCCTACCGGGATGATCTAGTCAAGCACATCCGCACCACGTACGTGCCCGATGTGCAGCAGGAACGGGTAGTGGGGTTCTATTGCCTCATCAACGACATCACCGAGCAAGTGCAGGCCCGCGCTGAAATCGAGCGGCAACAGCAGCAGCTGCACGATTTGTTTATGCATGCCCCGGGGCCGATTGTTATCCTGGAGGGTGCCGCCTTCCACTTTACCTTGGTCAATCCGGCCTATCAGCAACTTTTTCCCGGCCGGGATCTGTTGGGCAAGCCTCTACTGGACGCCCTACCCGAATTAGCCGACACTCCAATCCCCAGGTTGTGTCGGCAGGTATTCGAAACAGGCGAACCGTATGTGGCCGAAGAATTGCCTCTTCAGCTAGCTCGTCGCGAAGGCAATCCGCTGGAAGAAATCTACTGTACCTTCACCTACCAAGCCCGCCGCGACGCGCACGGAGCAATAGACGGAGTCGTCGTCTTTGCCTATGATGTAACTGGTTCAGTTCGCGCTCGACGGGAGGTGGAAGCTGGCCGTGCGCAAGTACAGGCCTTGAATCAGCACCTCGTGCGCACCAACGGCGACCTGGATGCTTTCGTGTACACGGCTTCCCATGACTTGCAAGGGCCCATCAACAATCTCGCTGGCCTGTTGCACGCCTTGGACCAGGAATTCCCCATCTCCGCTCGCTCAGTCCTAGCCGCGCAGATCCTAAGCCTCATGCACGGCTCAATTGAGCGATTCCGGCACACCTTACTTGAACTGAGTACTACCGCTCGCTTGCAGGCGGAAGCTGGCCAGGTGTCCCCCGCCGTATCGCTGGCCAGTATGGTGCGAGATGTGCTGTTGGATCTGGCCCTCCCTATTGCCAAAACTAACGCCGAGTTCATCATAAACGTGGATGAGTGTCCACCTATAACGCTTTCGGAAAAGAATCTGCGTTCGGTGGTCTACAACCTGCTCAGCAACGCCATCAAGTACGGCCATCCTGACCGTCCCCCGTTCGTACAGGTGCGCTGCTACCACGAACAGGGCAGTTTAGTGGTCAGCGTCCAAGATAACGGCTTGGGTTTGAGTGAGGAGCAACAGAAGCAACTCTTTCAGGTGTTCCAACGCATGCACACGCATGTGGAAGGAACAGGTATGGGATTGTATCTGGTGAAGAAAATTCTTGATACTATCGGCGGTAGCATCCGGGTCGAGAGTACGGTAGGCTGCGGTTCCACCTTTAGGGCTGTTTTTCCTATCTAA
- a CDS encoding fatty acid desaturase family protein — MKLLTSLTDPEYHPPTGPSRLHRWLRGYVQDERDMPFVYLLLHLSGTMVPLAVLLFVPGLPGPAWWVVAGVYTLLGNLRFKGPFGLMLHCTTHRVLFKKRYGWLNHYVPWVIGPLFGQTPESYFTHHLGMHHPENNSPEDESSTMFYQRDSLVSFLHYLGDFLLLGVARLVGYFTRRHKTTLRRRLLRGELTYVVVTLGLGWLNLPATLVVLVLPLVIARVVMMLGNWTQHAFIAAHSPENCYTNSVTCINTPYNHACWNDGYHISHHLKPALHWTDHPAHFRANLAQYARYDAIVFDGIHFLHVFSYLMRQRYDLLARHFVELHDPHRTEEEVVALLRSRTQRLPRPVLVPA, encoded by the coding sequence ATGAAGCTACTAACCTCTCTAACGGATCCAGAATATCACCCACCAACTGGGCCTTCACGCCTGCATCGCTGGCTGCGTGGCTACGTGCAGGATGAGCGGGACATGCCGTTTGTGTATCTGCTCCTGCACCTATCGGGCACTATGGTGCCTCTGGCGGTTCTGCTTTTCGTGCCAGGGCTGCCAGGCCCGGCGTGGTGGGTGGTGGCGGGCGTGTACACGCTGTTGGGTAATCTACGCTTCAAAGGGCCGTTCGGCCTGATGCTGCATTGTACCACCCACCGGGTACTGTTCAAGAAAAGGTACGGGTGGCTTAATCACTACGTGCCGTGGGTGATAGGCCCGTTGTTCGGGCAGACGCCCGAAAGCTACTTCACCCACCACTTGGGCATGCACCACCCCGAAAACAACTCACCGGAGGATGAAAGCTCGACTATGTTTTACCAGCGCGACTCGCTGGTGAGCTTTCTGCACTACCTCGGCGACTTTTTGCTGCTGGGCGTGGCCCGCTTAGTAGGCTATTTCACCCGGCGCCACAAGACCACCTTGCGCCGCCGCCTCCTGCGGGGCGAACTAACCTACGTAGTGGTTACGCTGGGCTTAGGCTGGCTCAACTTACCAGCGACGCTGGTGGTGCTGGTACTGCCGCTAGTGATTGCGCGGGTGGTGATGATGCTCGGTAACTGGACGCAGCATGCCTTCATCGCGGCCCACAGTCCCGAGAACTGCTATACTAACAGCGTCACCTGCATCAACACGCCCTACAATCACGCGTGCTGGAATGACGGCTATCATATCAGTCATCACCTCAAACCAGCGTTGCACTGGACTGATCATCCCGCGCACTTTCGTGCGAACCTGGCTCAGTACGCCCGTTACGATGCGATTGTGTTTGATGGCATTCACTTTCTACACGTGTTCAGCTACTTGATGCGTCAGCGCTACGATCTGCTGGCCCGTCATTTCGTGGAGTTGCACGACCCGCACCGGACCGAAGAGGAAGTGGTAGCGTTGCTGCGCAGCAGAACCCAGCGCTTGCCACGCCCGGTATTGGTCCCGGCATAG
- a CDS encoding chemotaxis protein CheB — protein sequence MPALPSPKKGRHHRDIVVIGTSAGGVTALLALAKTLPADFPAPIFVVLHVAPDSPSIMPELLNSVSALEAKHPQNGETVRAGVIYLAPPDHHLLLEDDRVLVARGPKENRFRPSIDALFRSAAYTYGPRVLGVVLTGYLDDGTSGLWSVQRMGGLAIVQDPQDAEQPAMPTNALAFVTADHLVPLSRLGSLLVRLTQEPTPAKIRLPAAELDLLKIELTIAKEGGGFELGIIEKGKLTAFTCPDCHGALTQLIEGKVIRYRCHTGHAYTVSSLLSEVTESVESMLYQSMRGLEETKMLLDQLGTHFQDEKQANVAQLFFEKADEVGLQARLMHESIQKQEALSGDLQFYSTKLE from the coding sequence ATGCCTGCACTGCCCTCTCCTAAAAAGGGCCGCCACCACCGGGATATTGTGGTCATCGGTACTTCGGCCGGGGGCGTGACGGCACTGCTGGCCCTGGCCAAAACGTTACCGGCTGATTTCCCGGCCCCTATTTTTGTGGTGCTGCATGTGGCCCCCGATTCGCCCAGCATCATGCCCGAGCTGCTGAACTCGGTGTCAGCCCTGGAGGCCAAACACCCGCAAAATGGCGAGACTGTGCGGGCCGGCGTCATATACCTGGCTCCACCCGACCACCACTTGCTGCTGGAAGACGACCGGGTACTCGTTGCCCGGGGCCCGAAAGAAAACCGCTTCCGGCCGTCCATCGACGCCCTGTTTCGCTCGGCCGCCTACACCTACGGCCCCCGCGTGCTGGGCGTAGTGCTCACTGGCTACCTAGACGACGGCACCTCCGGCCTCTGGTCGGTGCAGCGTATGGGTGGACTGGCCATCGTGCAGGACCCACAAGACGCCGAGCAGCCGGCCATGCCCACTAACGCCCTGGCGTTTGTAACAGCCGATCACCTAGTGCCCCTATCCCGGCTAGGAAGCCTCCTGGTGCGCCTTACGCAAGAACCCACGCCCGCCAAAATTCGCCTGCCCGCCGCCGAACTGGACCTGCTAAAGATTGAACTCACTATTGCCAAAGAAGGTGGTGGCTTCGAGTTAGGCATCATCGAGAAAGGCAAGCTTACTGCCTTCACCTGCCCCGATTGCCACGGCGCGCTTACGCAGCTTATCGAGGGCAAGGTCATTCGCTACCGTTGCCACACGGGGCATGCCTACACCGTCAGCTCGTTGCTCAGTGAAGTGACCGAGTCGGTGGAAAGCATGCTGTATCAGTCTATGCGCGGGCTAGAAGAAACCAAAATGCTGCTCGACCAATTGGGCACGCATTTTCAGGACGAAAAACAAGCCAACGTAGCCCAGCTGTTTTTCGAGAAAGCCGACGAGGTGGGCTTGCAGGCTCGCCTCATGCATGAGTCTATCCAGAAACAGGAAGCACTGAGCGGCGACTTGCAATTCTACTCCACCAAGTTGGAGTAA
- a CDS encoding PAS domain-containing protein has protein sequence MSPLDLLPVFNAQPGATLLLSPDWVILGASDDYLAATLTERAIIVGQHIFDAFPDNPETPEANAVANVRASLETVLATKQPHEMAPQHYDVPDRTRPGRFIERHWQPRHTPVLDAQGQVQFIIQSVQDITARRQAERQLRESQAREQAARAVAELQRTELQRVYQEAPVAMGLMRGPHLCTGMGKCAHGRHLGAASRPGSGSTPL, from the coding sequence ATGTCCCCACTCGACTTGCTACCCGTCTTTAACGCCCAGCCCGGTGCTACCCTCTTGCTGTCCCCGGACTGGGTGATACTGGGGGCTAGCGACGACTACCTGGCCGCCACCCTCACGGAGCGAGCCATCATTGTGGGGCAGCACATCTTCGACGCCTTCCCCGACAACCCCGAGACGCCCGAGGCCAATGCCGTGGCCAACGTGCGCGCCTCGCTGGAAACGGTGCTGGCCACCAAGCAGCCGCACGAGATGGCCCCGCAGCACTACGACGTGCCCGACCGCACCCGGCCCGGCCGGTTCATCGAGCGCCACTGGCAGCCGCGCCACACGCCCGTGCTCGATGCGCAGGGGCAGGTGCAGTTCATTATTCAATCCGTGCAGGACATCACCGCCCGCCGCCAGGCCGAGCGGCAGCTGCGCGAAAGCCAGGCCCGCGAGCAAGCAGCTCGCGCCGTGGCGGAGTTGCAGCGCACCGAGTTGCAGCGTGTCTACCAGGAAGCACCGGTGGCCATGGGCCTGATGCGTGGCCCCCACCTTTGTACTGGAATGGGCAAATGCGCGCATGGGCGCCATCTGGGGGCGGCCTCTAGACCAGGTAGTGGGTCGACCCCACTTTGA
- a CDS encoding response regulator translates to MPALTSILLVDDDPTTNYLNKLLLTRMGAAEQVLVAENGEQALRTLGQTCVAETTTCPQLILLDMNMPVLNGLAFLEAYVQLPLAQQQAIVIVLLTSSLHPVDLAHAQQLPIAGFLNKPLTKEKVHALLLEHFTQPVA, encoded by the coding sequence ATGCCTGCCTTAACAAGTATCCTGCTGGTCGATGACGACCCCACGACTAATTATCTTAATAAACTCCTGCTTACCCGCATGGGAGCGGCCGAGCAGGTGCTCGTGGCCGAAAACGGCGAGCAGGCCCTGCGCACGCTCGGGCAAACCTGTGTGGCCGAAACCACGACCTGCCCCCAACTCATTTTGCTGGACATGAACATGCCCGTGCTCAACGGGCTGGCCTTTCTGGAAGCCTACGTGCAGCTGCCGCTGGCCCAGCAGCAAGCCATTGTCATCGTCCTGCTCACCAGCTCGCTGCACCCCGTGGACCTGGCCCACGCCCAGCAGCTGCCCATTGCGGGCTTTCTGAATAAGCCGCTGACCAAGGAAAAGGTCCACGCCCTGCTACTGGAGCATTTCACCCAGCCAGTAGCCTAG